Genomic window (Streptomyces clavuligerus):
GCAGGGCGACCCGCACCTCCGGATAGCCCGGCAGTGGCACGGAGGGCACCCGCACGACCTCATAGCCGTACGGCCGCTCCCCCTGCGGCGAGGCACCTTCGCCTCCGGTGGCTCCCGGAGCCGGGGCCACCACGAGGGGGACGTGTCCCCGAGCCCTGAGGTGCTCCGCCACCCTGAGCACGCTGTGGGCGACCCCGTTGAGCTGGGGCGCGAAGGACTCGGCGACGACCACCACCCGCAGTTGCCCGCCCCCGCGCGCCGGAGCGTCGACGGCGGCCGGCTCCCGCTCGTCCAGGGCCCCGGTCATCGGGCGCCCCCGACGTCCGCGGTCCGCGCCGCGGCAGGCGAGGGGGCTTCCGCGCAGCGGCCGACCGCGCGCAGGTCCCGCAGGATCTCGCGGAACGAGTCGACCAGACCTGCCTCGGCGTACGGCACCCCCACCTCCGCGCAGTAGGCGCGCACGATGCGGGAAGCCGGGCGCAGCGCCACCACCGGCATCGACGGGAAGAGGTGGTGCTCGATCTGGTGCCCGAGGCCGCCGAAGACGGCGTGGACGAACCGGCCCGCGCGCAGATTGCGGGAGGGCAGCACCTGGCGCCGGAAGTAATCCGCGCGCCCCGCGTCCGGGCCGGTCATCGGCATGCCCTTGTGGTTGGGGGCGAAGACGCACCCCAGGTAGACGCCGAGCACCGCCCCGCACACCCCGGTGAACGCCAGGGCCTGGAGGGGGGTGAGGACGACGAGCAGCAGCGCCGCCACGAGGAGGTAGTGCAGCACGGCCAGCGTCCGCTCCCACCCCGGATGGCGGACCGTGCCCCGCACGAGGGTCACCCCGGTGACGACGGCAAGACCCAGCGCCTGGAGGGAGAGCAGCGGGAAGAACAGCTCCGCCTGGTGGCGGGCGACGACGCGCCGCACGCCCCGGGTCCTGCGGGCCTGCTCGGGGGTGCGGACGAAGAGGAGCGAATCGGCGGCCGGGTCGTACCCCTCGCGGTTGGGGTGCGCGTGGTGGCGGTGGTGGTCGCTCACCCACCATCCGTAGCTCATGCCGACCACGAGGTTCCCGAGCAGCACGCCCGCGAGGGCGGTGGCCCGGCGGCTGGTGAACACCGCGCGGTGGGCGACGTCGTGCCCCAGCAGCGCCAGTTGGCCGAGGAGAAGGGCGAAGAGGGGTGCCAGCAGGAGCTGCCACCAGCTCGCGCCGAGCGCGGCGAACGACCCGAGGAGCAGGGCCAGGGCGATCAACAGCGCCGAGGCCCGACCGGCGTAGTACAGCGGCCGTCTGCGCAGGAGGCCGGCGGCGGCGACGCGGCGGTACAGCTCGGGGAAGTCGCCGCACGCCGGGGCGGCGTCGGTGCTCCATGTGTTCTGACCGGTCATGGCACCGCCCCCTTCCGGGTCCACCGTCCCGGTCCGGGCCTTGAGCGGCGCCGGGGTCCGCGGCGGGCACGCCGGGACGGTCCCGCCGGGCGCCGGCGGACGCAGCCACTATCGCCGCGCAAGCCCCCGCCGGTGGACCCCTTCCGCCGCGGATTCACCCGAAGGGGTGATGGCGTGCGGGGCCTGTCCCCAGATCAGGCCGGTGGCGTCTTCGGCGGGGCGAAGCGGACCCGCGCCTGGAAGCGGGCGGGAGGAGGGATCGGTTTTCCCGGCCGGGTCAGTTGAGGGCGTTGTCGAGGGTGGCAAGCAGGTGCCGTTGGCAGGCTCCGGGGCCGTCGACCAGGTCCACGAAGTCGGCGATGGCTGCGAGTGCGCAGGTCATCGCGCGCGGTTCGCTGCCGGGGATCGGACCGGCACCATCGTGCCAGGCGACTGGGTCGCGCCCTTCGAAGACTTCGGTCACAATCTTGCGCACTATCGGGAGGTCGGACGGCTCGACGGCCTCGGCCCACTGGCCGATCCGTCCGGCTGGATGGCGTCGCTGACGGAATGGCGGCGGGCGGGGTACCGGATCGAGGTGGTGGCCCTGGCGGTGCCGGAGGCGGTCAGCCAGCTCGGTGTACTGGACCGGTGTCTGCGGCTCGCCGAGGATGGGGCGGCCCGGTACGTGTCCTGGGACAGCCGGGGCGCCTGCGCCGCAGCGCTCCCCCGGGCCCTTGAAGCTGTTGAGACTGGGGGGTTGGCCGACCGGGTGACCGTCGTCCGCCGCGGTGCCGGCGTCGTGTACGCCAACGAGCTCGACGGCGGCGGACGTTGGCGACGTCCGGTAGGTGCGGCGGAGGCGGTGGACACCGAGTGGGCACGCCCGTGGAGCGCGGCCGAGACCGGCGCGTTCCGCCGGCGGCTCGCCGACGCCGACCGCCGCGCTCATGATCCGCGGCTCCCCGCAGACTGGGCGCTGGCCATACGCCGTGACGCCGAGCGGGCCGCCGCGCTCGCGGAACCGGTCCGCCGTACCACCCAGCCGAGGCGGGATGCGCCCGGTGCCGACTACCACCGGCTCTCCGCCGAGGAGCACCGCTGGATCTTCGACCACCTGATCGTCCCGGACCTGCTGGAGGGCATCACGCCCCAGGAGAGTCCGATCGCCGTATTCTTCATGGGAAACCCGGTGCGGGACTCAAGCCCGGGATGACGTAGCACCCGCGCGGTGCCCCGGGCGATACCGGGGCATGACCGTACAGCCCCTTCCGTTCCCCGTACCGGACGCGTTCGACCTGTTGCGTCCGCAGTACGCACAGCGGATGCCCGCCCGGCTGGAGGACCTCACCGGCCCGGTGCACGGAACGGTCGACCTGCCGCTGCACGTGGTCTGGTCGGGCCGCCGCTCCTACGGGCTGGAACAGCCCCGCTCCCGGATGGGCCTGTACCGCACCGTCCTGGCCGAGGGACAGCGCCAGGACCTGACCGACTTCCTGAACCGGGATCTCCTCATCGCGCAGTGGCCGGTCCTGTGCACCCTGATCAGCCGTCCGATCCGGGACGCGTGGGAAGCCGCTTTCCCCAGCTCACCACCGCGACGGCCACGGCCGCCGCGTGAACCTCACAGAACGGCACCGCCGGCTCCTGGCCGACGTCCTCGCCATCGGCGCGCCCTATCCGCTCGTGATCACCGGCGGATACGCCGTACAGGCCCATGGTCTGGTCGACCGGCTCTCGCAGGACCTGGACGTCGCCACCGAGAACCCGGCTCCCATCGACGAGATCATCCGCACGGTCGGTGACGGTCTGGCCGAGCGCGGCTGGGATGTCCGGCACATCGAGTCCAGTCCGCTGTCGGGCAGGCTCATCACCACCGACCGCGCCACCGGCGAGACGTGCGAGGTCGACGTCCTCAAGGAAGCCTTCTGGGCGCCACCGACGGTCACCGAGTACGGTCCCGTTCTCGCCCTGGACGACGTGATCGGCACCACGGTCCGCGCACTCGCGGACCGCGGCGCGGTCCGCGACCTCATCGACGTCCACGCCGCGATGCGGCACCGCTCGACCGCAGACCTGGGCACCTGGGCACCTGGGCACCTGGGCACCTGGGCACCTGGGCACCTGGGCACCTGGGCACCTGGGCACCTGGGCACCTGGAATGGTCCACCGACCTCAACACCCGCCTCCACCAGGACGACGACGACAGCGAGTGACGGAGTGGAGGACACGCTGCATGCCATGCCGCCCTGCCAGGGGCTGTCCGGCGGAGATTTCGTGACGCGGCGCCCACCATTCGGGTTCGGACAGCCACTCGCGCCAGGAACCCTCAGGACTCGCCATCACCAGTAAAGCGTCGAAGGGCAAGCCTGGTCAGAGGGTGTACAGCAGCTCGACAGGGTCGCATTCATGCGGCGTTGCTCGGTGAGGAAGCCGTCGGTCTTCTGCTCCAGTGTCCGCTGTGTCCGGAGATCACCGTGGAGAACGGGTTGGAGATCCTCACCCGCGCTGGGGCCGGAGAACGGGCAAAGCGTCACCTCGACGGAACGAGAACACCCTTCGGCCTGCGCCGCCGTCCCGCCCCCACGCCATCCGTCGGGGACGGGGTGGCCCCACGTCTCACGGGCCCAACCGGAGGCTGCCCTGGTCGGATGATGTGGAGCGCAGAGTGCGGCAGCTCGCGGAGAGCGATCTGCCGCACCGAGCGGAGTACGCGGCCATGTCCCGTGCCGACCCGGTGAGAGCGCCGGCCACCGCCCGGGCGGGCGGGACGCTCAACACTCCTGCGGCTTCGTGCTGTACGGGGTGTCTGGGTCAGTACTGGATGAGGACGGCACCATTGCCGCCGCTTTTGCCGGGGTTCCCTGGGACGCCCTGCTGCTGGGGTGTGTTGCCGCCTTTGCTTCCGGCTCCGTAGGCGTTGCCGTCGATCTCGGCTCCGGCTCCGCCCGCCCCGCCGGCTACGGCCGCTCCGCCAGATAGGTGCGTGGCGCCGTTCCCGCCCGTGTTGCCGTCCTCCTCGGAGAGGGACACGGTCACGCCGCCCGCGATCGCGATGCAGGTACCGCCGAGAGGCCCGCCGCCGCCCGATCCGTAGAAGAGGGTCCCGGTCGGATTCGCGCCCCAGCCGCCGTCGCCGGGTTCCAGGCCCCCGCCGTCTCCACCGACCCCCAGTCCGGGGCGGGTCCCGTTGTCGCCGGATCCTCCGCCGCCTCCGCCCCCACCCGGGGCCTGGACACTGATCAGCTCAGTGTCCGAACCGACGGAAGTGGCGCCCCCTCCCCCGCCGCCGCCCGCGCCGGTGAAGTCAGCGGTGCCGCCCGCCTTGCCGTTGCCTTCCAGACCGCCGCCGGCGCCGCCCTTCCCGCCGGGGTTCAACTGCCGGGAGACATTGGACGCACCGGCGCTTCCCGCACCGCCCGCTCCGACGACGAAGTTCAGCACGGTGGGCCGGCTCCCGGCCGGGAGGGACACGGCGCACTGCACACCGACGCCGCTGCCCCCGCCCCCGCCGCTCCCGATGGGAGCACTGTTGATGCTGGAGCCGGAGCCGCCTCCGCCGCCGCCCGCTCCCCAGGCGGTGATGGTCACCTCGGTGATTCCCGCGGGGATGGACAGGGTGCCGGGTCCGGGCGTGGTCACGAGCGTGGTGGTCGACCGGGGCAGCGGGGCGGGAGCGGCCCCGGCGGTGGCGGGCGCGGTCAGCGCACCCCCGCCCGTCAGGACAAGCGCTCCGAGCAGAGCTGGAATGCGGTGAAGGATCGATGACGTGGTCACAGAAGGGCCCTCCCGGAGAAGCGGGACGGGATGGTGCCACGGGTTCCCGCATCCGGCGGGCGCCGCGATGTTGCCCCCGCCCGGGACAAGGACGTCACATCCCTGTGCCTTGTCACACCGGCGAAGGCGGTACACCACCACCCAGCGTGTTCCCGCCATCGGTCCCTTGGGTATCCCTCACACGGGTGCCGTGCGTGCCCGGGCCGGCGTGCGATGCACCGGTGGGGTGTCGGCGGGTGGTCTGCATCGGATGGTTCCGTGGTGTTCCGCAGGTGAGGCGGCCTTCCTCGTGTCATGATCTTCTGCGGCTTTACGTCGATGATGACTGACTGCTCCGAAACGTGGGAGAAGGCATGGCCGAGCGCCAGAACGGCACCGTGAAGTGGTTCAACGACGAAAAGGGATACGGCTTCATCACGCCGGAGTCCGGGGCTGATCTGTTCGTGCATTTCCGGGCGATCGAGGGGAACGGCTTCAAGTCCCTGAAGGAGGGCCAGAAGGTCACCTTCGAGGCTGTCCAGGGCCAGAAGGGGATGCAGGCGGACAGGGTCCAGGTGTTGGCCTAGTAGTGCTTCGTTATGTTCTCGGTGGTCTGTGGCCGGTCGGCGTCACCGTGACCGCGCTGATCGGGGGCTATGACGCGGCTGCTCGGGACCGAGTTCCCCAGCAGACGCAGCGCGTCCGCGACGCCCAGCGCGGACAGGACAGTCCGGCCGCCGCAGCGGGCGGAGCCGACCGCCCCGCGCCGGGCAGCGAGCCGACCCGGTGCGGCGGCCGACAGGTTCACGATCCTCTCGCCGGGGAACGGAGCCATCGCCGGCCCGGCCGGGCGGAGTCCGGTCAGGCGAGCTGGTGCACCAGTTGGCTGGTCAGCTCGTACCGGGCGCCCGTGATCGCCAGCCGACCCGCCGCGATTCGCGGGGCCAGATCGGGTTCCGCCGCGAGCCGCGAGCGCACGCGGCGCACCTGGGCGGAGACCGTCGCGTCGATCCGGGCGTCGCCTTGCACCGAGCGGTCGATGGCGGGTCTGATCTCGGCGGCGATGTACTGGATGTGGGCGGGCAGTTCGGCGCCCGTCTCGTCCGCGTGCACGGCCGCGGCCACCGCGCCGCACGACTGGTGACCGAGCACGACGACAAGGGGGATGTCCAGTTCGAGGACTCCGTACGCGACACTTCCCAGTACCGCCTCGTCCAGCACCTGACCGGCGGAGCGCACGGTCAGCAGATCGCCCAGGCCCTGGTCGAAGACCAGTTCCGGTGGAACCCGGGAATCGATGCAGCCCAGGACGACCGCGAACGGGTGCTGTCCGGAGACCGCTTCGCGCCGGATGGTGTGCGTCTCGTGAGGGTGCTGCTCATGGAAGGTGCGCCAGCGCTGGTTGCCCGCGTGCAGTTCCCGAAGGGCCGCTTCGGGGGTGGCGGGCCGCGGGCCGGTGGACGTACGCGGGACGGCCGACGCGGCCGGGCCGCCGAGTGCCCAGGCGCCGGCCGTGACGGTGCTCCCGATGATCGCGGCGCGGAGCAGCCCGCGGCGCGGACGTGATACCGGGGCCGGCGTGGCACCGCCCGCCGCATGCCGTTCGGAAGGGAAGGTCATACAGAGAAGGTACGGCTCGGCGGCGCCCCCGGTGCCGCCGGATTGCCGAACATGCAGCAGGTTTTTTGCCGCTGTTGAACAAGCGCCGTGATCCTCGCCGTCCATCCCGGTGGCCCGTCCCCCAAGGGTTCCCAACCTCCCTTGTGTCCCTCTGGTCCGACCCGGCCCGGCACCCCTGGGGTGACGCGGTGACGGGGGTGCCCGGAAAGCGATGAGGGCTGACCGCATCCATGTCCATGGGAAGGGAAACGCGACGTCATCGACGCTTTCCGTCGGGACCGGGGAGCCTTCGGTACCGCCGGGGCCCGGACGGAGACGGATGTCCGGGCGCCGGGCCCGGCACGGTGTGCTCGTGGCGGCGGGGACCGTTCCCGCACGGGGCGGAACCCTGGGCACCGCCGCCACGCCCTCGGCACCCGAGGGCCGGACGCACCTGTCTGCGGACGGGACCTGGCAGGTGGACGGCTACGGGACCGCTCTCACCATCAGCGACGGGGTGCTGCGCACCCGGGACACCACGGCCATCAGCTGCCGGCCCGCCCTGACCGTGCGGCAGAGCGCCGTGACCGGCCCCGACGGCACCGTCCGGTTCGCCCAGGACGGCATCGTCACGACCGTATCGCCCCGGACCGCCTCCCTGAGCCACGACTCCGCGATGAGCACCCGGCGGATGCGCCGGATCAGCGCGCTGCCGGCCCTCTCCGGCCGGGAACAGCCGACCGGTCCGGTGGCGAACTTGTACGTCTTCTGGCAGACGTTCAAGGAGAACTACCCCTTCTTCACCGAACGGGGGTTCGACTGGGACGCGTTCATCGAACGGCGCGACCTGGGCGGAGAGTCGCTGGAGCGGTACGCCGACGGCGCGATCGGCTCCGCGGACCTGCCCGGCGGCATCGGCTGTCTGCGGATGAGCCGCTTCGTCGCCTGCGCACCCGGCGCGTACGGGCACGCGACCGACTCGCCCGCGCCGCCCCGGGTTCTGGACCGGATCATCAACCGGGCCCGGACCTCGGGCCCCGGCGCCCGGCGCGGACTGATCATCGACGTGCGGGGCGACATGGGCGGGCTGGACGGTCTGGCGCTACAGATCGCGAACCGGCTCACCAACCGTCCGTACGCCGCCTTCGCCGAGCAGACCCGCAATGACGCGCGGGACGAGACCCGGCTGACCCCGCGCCAGACCATGCGGGTGATCCCGGCCGCCGGCTCGCCCCGCTGCACCGGTCC
Coding sequences:
- a CDS encoding S41 family peptidase, whose amino-acid sequence is MSGRRARHGVLVAAGTVPARGGTLGTAATPSAPEGRTHLSADGTWQVDGYGTALTISDGVLRTRDTTAISCRPALTVRQSAVTGPDGTVRFAQDGIVTTVSPRTASLSHDSAMSTRRMRRISALPALSGREQPTGPVANLYVFWQTFKENYPFFTERGFDWDAFIERRDLGGESLERYADGAIGSADLPGGIGCLRMSRFVACAPGAYGHATDSPAPPRVLDRIINRARTSGPGARRGLIIDVRGDMGGLDGLALQIANRLTNRPYAAFAEQTRNDARDETRLTPRQTMRVIPAAGSPRCTGPITLLTGGSTVSAGEAFTQAPAERPAPTVRIGENTQGVFSDTLSRSLPNGWESSLSNEKCTTPRGHSFEGPGIPPPLRTPVFTEAESAADHDAVFDRARALLTGRRRPDGDNTGRRTP
- a CDS encoding carbonic anhydrase; this translates as MTFPSERHAAGGATPAPVSRPRRGLLRAAIIGSTVTAGAWALGGPAASAVPRTSTGPRPATPEAALRELHAGNQRWRTFHEQHPHETHTIRREAVSGQHPFAVVLGCIDSRVPPELVFDQGLGDLLTVRSAGQVLDEAVLGSVAYGVLELDIPLVVVLGHQSCGAVAAAVHADETGAELPAHIQYIAAEIRPAIDRSVQGDARIDATVSAQVRRVRSRLAAEPDLAPRIAAGRLAITGARYELTSQLVHQLA
- a CDS encoding zeta toxin family protein, whose protein sequence is MPLAGSGAVDQVHEVGDGCECAGHRARFAAGDRTGTIVPGDWVAPFEDFGHNLAHYREVGRLDGLGPLADPSGWMASLTEWRRAGYRIEVVALAVPEAVSQLGVLDRCLRLAEDGAARYVSWDSRGACAAALPRALEAVETGGLADRVTVVRRGAGVVYANELDGGGRWRRPVGAAEAVDTEWARPWSAAETGAFRRRLADADRRAHDPRLPADWALAIRRDAERAAALAEPVRRTTQPRRDAPGADYHRLSAEEHRWIFDHLIVPDLLEGITPQESPIAVFFMGNPVRDSSPG
- a CDS encoding fatty acid desaturase family protein; its protein translation is MTGQNTWSTDAAPACGDFPELYRRVAAAGLLRRRPLYYAGRASALLIALALLLGSFAALGASWWQLLLAPLFALLLGQLALLGHDVAHRAVFTSRRATALAGVLLGNLVVGMSYGWWVSDHHRHHAHPNREGYDPAADSLLFVRTPEQARRTRGVRRVVARHQAELFFPLLSLQALGLAVVTGVTLVRGTVRHPGWERTLAVLHYLLVAALLLVVLTPLQALAFTGVCGAVLGVYLGCVFAPNHKGMPMTGPDAGRADYFRRQVLPSRNLRAGRFVHAVFGGLGHQIEHHLFPSMPVVALRPASRIVRAYCAEVGVPYAEAGLVDSFREILRDLRAVGRCAEAPSPAAARTADVGGAR
- a CDS encoding cold-shock protein — translated: MAERQNGTVKWFNDEKGYGFITPESGADLFVHFRAIEGNGFKSLKEGQKVTFEAVQGQKGMQADRVQVLA